GCGTAGGACATGACGATCGCGTTGGTGTGCCCCGGCGAGTCGACCTCCGGGATGACGGTCATGAAGTGCGCCGCCGCGTAGTTGACGACGTCGACATACTCGGCCTGGGTCCAGAAGCCCCCCGGGTCATTGTTGATCGAAAATTGTCCACCGATGGCCGTGAGCTCGGGCCGGCCGTTGATCGCGATCCGGAAGCCCTGGTCGTCGCTGACGTGCAGATGCAACACATTCAGCTTGTACGCGGACGCCTGGTCGATCACGCGCTTGACCACGTCTGGCGGCTGGAAATGCCGGGCGATGTCGAGCATCATGCCGCGATACGCGTACCGCGGGGTGTCGGTGATCCGCACGCCGGACACAGTCCAGGGGCCCGGCCGCACGGTCGGGCTCTCGATCCAGGGCGGGAGCAGTTGACGCAGGGTGTGCATGCCGTAGAAGAGCCCGGCCGGCCGCCGCGCCTCGAGGTGGATGCCGCTGCCCGAAACGTCGAGCCGGTAGCCCTCGTCGCCCAGGTCCGCGTCGTCGGTCAGGCCCAGCGCGATGTCACCCGGTTGCGGCGCGGCCGTCGACACCGGCAGGGGATAGCCGGTCGAGGACCGCATGGTCGCCGCGAGCGCGTCCGCCACCGCCCGCGTTTCCTCGGCTCCCACGATCCTGGTGGTCGGCCCGACCACGAAGGTCTCCCCGGGTATCGCCTCCATGGCGGCCGGGAGCGGCACGACCTGCGGTGCCGTGACCGGCGCGGTGTCCGCCAGCGCCGGCGTGGCCGCCGGACCGGTCAGTGCCACTGCCTGGATCGCGAGCATGACGACCAGCGCCATCGGGCCGAGCCGCCGTCTGGCTCGCGTGCCCCGGGTCCTGTTCGACGTCTGCATGTCAGACCTCCCTGCTCCGGGGACCACGGGCTGAATCGATCAACGCCCGTTGATGGTAGGCGCAGCGACCACCTACCGTAAAGAGTCCTTACAGAAAGTAACGACGACCGTCGACTGTGGAGTCCCTTCGCTGCGCTAGCTTTCATCTGTGCATGCGCTCAACGATCGGGTAGAAGCCTTGGCGGTGGCCATCTCATCCGAGTTGTTCGATGGTCCGCCGGGTTTGTTTCCGCCGGTCCGAGGATTGGTCGATCGCGTCTTCCGTGGCGCGGTGCGGCGGGCCCGGCCGGATGAGCTGGGGCCGATGGGCCTGCCGGACCAGGTGTGCCGGGTCGTGTCCGCGTTGGGCGCTCCGGTGAGCTGCGGCGACTACTTCGCCGCCGAGCCGTGGAGCTTCCTCGACGCCGGGCTCCGCCCGTCCGGGTCTTCGTCGCGGCTGCGGACGTTCGGCACCGGTTGGAACGACACGACGGCCTTCTGCCTCGACAGCGAGACACCCACGGTGCACGGCGTGGTCGTCCAGGACGGCCGGATAGTCGACGAGCTCTACGTCAACCGCGATTACGCCACGTTCATGGCGTTCCTGTGCCATCTGCGGGTGCTCCTCGACGTCTACCAGCAGGTCAGCGTCGAGGCATACCTTCGCGAGGTGCCGGTCGTCCGGGATCATCTCGCGCGGCTCGACAAGGACGCGCTGGTGGACGGCGCGTGGTGGGTGGGTCTGGTCGAAGAGTTCGACATGGTGTGAACTGGTCTCCGCCGGCCGGCCTCAACGATGCGGCGAAGCTGGCCGGATCCGCCGCATGCTCCTCATCGTTCGGACGTTGGCCGGAGGCGAGTCATTGGTGGCGTTCGGGTCCGCCGTGATCACTATGCCGGGCGAGGGATAGTGGCGCTAACGATCTTCGTTGAGGACCAGGCTCATCGCCGGATCCGCAGTCTGCACGACGATCCGGGCAACACCTTTCTGAACGTGTGCCGCAGGTTGACCGCCCGGGGCACAGCTGTCCTGGACGTCGTCGACCCGTATGCCGATACGATGCTCAACTTCATCCAGCTCGATCGGTTGATCGGCGAGCTCAACGCCGCGCTGGAAAGCGGAGCGCTGGCCGCCCACGAGTCAGCCATCACCCGCGCCGTCGTCGAGGCGGCGGTAGAGGCCCGTGAGTTGAGCGGATATCTGTACATCGAGGGCGACTAAGAGTCACCCTGCCGCCTCGACTCAGCGGAAGGCCTGGGCGACCGTCCAGATGAGTCTGATCACGAAGGCGTGCACGCGGTAGAGCGCGTAGCAGAGCCACACCGTGAACAGGAGCGTCGCCCCGATGAGGATCGCGTACGCGACGAACGGTCCGCTTTCCAGCACCCACGCGCCGGCCATCGCCACGGTCGCGACCACCAGGGCCAGTGGCACGATCCGGATCAGGCCCTTGACCGTTCGCCACAGGTCGTAGGCGAGGCGCGCCCGCGAGTGGGCCGGCCACGGTGGGCTGGGCTCGTCGGTGGACGACGTCCGCGTGGCCAGGTCGGCCAGGTCCCGGCTGGCGACGCGGTCCGGCTCGTGCGGTGAGGTGCGCAGGGCTTCGGTCAGCGCGGTGAGATCGGCCCGCTGGCGGGGACAGCCGGTGCGCGGATCGGTCAGCAGCAGGTCGGGGATGGGATTGCCCTTCGGACCCCGGTGCGCGAGCACCCAGGCCCGGCCGGTTCCCTTCAGCGTTCCCGGTGGCAGCACGAGCGTCGTACCCGAATGCAGGTCGACCGATTCTCCTCGGCGTTCGGAGGTGACCCGCAGCGTCGACCCGTCAACCCGCGCGGCCCGGTCGCTCAGGGAGCGTCCATCGCCGTAGAGGTCCATGGCCGCGAAGAAGCCGAAGATCAACGCAGCCCCGCCGAGCATCAGGGCGACGAAACCCAGCGCCTGGTGCCATTGGGTCGCCAGCACCACCAGAACGAGGACGGGTAGGAGGACCAGCAGGTACCACCCGGTGAAGACCACGGCCTTGCGCCGGTCCAGCCGCAGATGCCACCGGGCGAGGTCGGACCCGGCGGGGAACTCGCTCAGGCGTAGCGCTCCCGCCGGTGGCTGGGCATTTCGCAGGTCGTGCAGCCGATCGCCGGTCAGGACCGCCAGTTGGTCGACGAAGCGATCCTCGTCGTCTGCCACCTCGTCGAGCCGGCACAGGTCAAGCGCCGGGGTCCCGTCGAGCGGGCTGGGCACGGTGGTGGCGTCTCCCAGCCCGACCGCGTCGGCCGGCACCAGAAACAAGCGCGTTTCCGGCGCGGCGTTGCGCGGCCCTCCGCTGCTCGGGACGTCGGCCACGACCACCGCGACGATCTGGCCCCACCGCAGCCGGCGCTCGAGCGACGGCAGGCGCAGCGACCAGCCGTCGGCGTCGATATCGACGGCAAACCCGCCGCCAGCGGGCCGGATCATCCGGATCCCGATCACGAAGAACAGCACCAGCCAGAAGGCGAGCGCGAGCTGACTGAACAAGTCCCAGTCCCGAAGCGCGGTCCGGAAGGACAGCAGCGCGGTGACCGTCGCTCCGGTCACCAGGAGCAGACCGATGATCGCTCGAAAGGCCCGGTCGGCCCGGCGCCGGCGCAGCTTCACCGGCTTATCGTCAGGGATTCTGTCAAGTCAATGTCGTCGCAGCGCGCGCCACCGCTACCCACAGGACCGCCGCCTTCGGCATACGGTTGCGAACCTTGCGTACGGTGCCGGATGATGACCGACGCAGAAGGTGGTGGTCGCAGACTGTGAGCGGATTCGAGGTTCAGATCGGCCAGCTGCGCAACGCTGCCAAGGCGGCGGGATCTGCGGCTGACCAGGCGAAGGCGGTCA
This genomic interval from Asanoa ferruginea contains the following:
- a CDS encoding SUKH-4 family immunity protein yields the protein MRRARPDELGPMGLPDQVCRVVSALGAPVSCGDYFAAEPWSFLDAGLRPSGSSSRLRTFGTGWNDTTAFCLDSETPTVHGVVVQDGRIVDELYVNRDYATFMAFLCHLRVLLDVYQQVSVEAYLREVPVVRDHLARLDKDALVDGAWWVGLVEEFDMV